The proteins below are encoded in one region of Triticum aestivum cultivar Chinese Spring chromosome 1B, IWGSC CS RefSeq v2.1, whole genome shotgun sequence:
- the LOC123111343 gene encoding uncharacterized protein produces MADNRSAAAAAVGPLLLPRKKSSSAAQYTRSASHAGDELRSFRACLRWMCIDHTDGPRSAGSWAVFFLLAVAAPAAVTLALPASAPPRPLDGQVQVSLTLAATLAFLSLCSLLRVGLRRLLCIDRLRHDSDEVRAGYTAQLNRSFRVLACFLAPCSLADAAYKVYWYWIAAPFRSPWWNAAACALETASWVYRTAVFFMICVLFRVICYLQVLRMVGFAREFGRFADVAVVLEHHRRIRDQLRRISHRYRRFIIFCLVLVTASQFSALLATTRPHARINIATAGELALCSVSLVAGLLVCLHSAAKITHKTQAITSVAAAWHADATIHAFDNDLEDPDPALPTATGYLAPANAYRVAPGEESDGYGDDDDDDTRSEDSIDESKLVPFQVNNMCFQKRQALVNYLENNRAGITVYGFVVDRTWLHALFMIEFSLVMWLLGKTVGIS; encoded by the exons gcggtggggccgctgctgctgccgcggaagaagtcgtcgtcggcggCGCAGTACACCCGCAGCGCGTCGCACGCGGGGGACGAGCTGCGCAGCTTCCGGGCCTGCCTCCGCTGGATGTGCATCGACCACACCGACGGGCCGCGCTCCGCGGGCTCCTGGGCGGTCTTCTTcctgctcgccgtcgccgcgcccgcgGCGGTCACCCTGGCCCTCCCGGCCTCGGCCCCGCCGCGGCCCCTGGACGGGCAGGTGCAGGTCTCGCTCACCCTGGCCGCCACGCTCGCCTTCCTCTCCCTCTGCTCGCTGCTCCGGGTCGGCCTCCGCCGCCTGCTCTGCATCGACCGCCTCCGCCACGACTCGGACGAGGTGCGCGCGGGATACACCGCGCAGCTCAACCGCTCCTTCCGCGTCCTCGCCTGCTTCCTCGCGCCCTGCTCCctcgccgacgccgcctacaaGGTCTACTGGTACTGGATCGCCGCGCCCTTCCGCTCGCCCTGGTGGAACGCGGCCGCCTGCGCGCTCGAGACCGCCTCCTGGGTCTACCGCACCGCCGTCTTCTTCATGATCTGCGTCCTCTTCCGGGTCATCTGCTACCTGCAGGTGCTGCGCATGGTGGGCTTCGCGCgggagttcggcaggttcgccgacGTCGCCGTCGTGCTGGAGCACCACCGCCGGATCAGGGACCAGCTCCGCAGGATCAGCCACAGGTACCGCCGGTTCATAATATTCTGCCTCGTGCTCGTCACCGCCAGCCAGTTCTCCGCCCTGCTCGCCACCACCAGGCCACATGCGCGGATCAATATCGCCACCGCCGGCGAGCTCGCG CTCTGCTCAGTGAGCCTGGTGGCGGGGCTGCTGGTCTGTCTGCACAGCGCGGCCAAGATCACGCACAAGACGCAGGCAATCACGAGCGTCGCGGCGGCGTGGCACGCGGACGCCACCATCCACGCCTTCGACaatgacctggaggaccccgaccccGCCCTGCCCACCGCCACCGGCTACCTGGCGCCGGCCAACGCCTACCGGGTGGCCCCCGGCGAGGAGTCCGACGGCtacggggacgacgacgacgacgacaccagGAGCGAGGACTCCATCGACGAATCCAAGCTTGTGCCCTTCCAGgtcaacaacatgtgcttccagaAGAGGCAGGCACTGG TGAACTACCTGGAGAACAACCGGGCGGGCATCACGGTGTACGGCTTCGTGGTCGACCGGACATGGCTGCACGCGCTCTTCATGATCGAGTTCTCTCTCGTCATGTGGCTGCTGGGGAAGACGGTCGGCATATCTTGA